Proteins from a genomic interval of Clostridium scatologenes:
- a CDS encoding ArsR/SmtB family transcription factor translates to MDTKELARIFKALSNENRLELYFQIVRSAEKSFDTNCECFINDVISKLNIGAPTISHHLKELSNANLIFTEKKGKFLVARANEELLNEICSILTIKRDEKK, encoded by the coding sequence ATGGATACAAAAGAGTTAGCAAGGATATTTAAAGCTCTTTCTAATGAAAATAGATTGGAATTATATTTTCAAATAGTAAGAAGTGCTGAAAAAAGTTTTGATACAAATTGTGAATGCTTTATAAATGATGTTATTAGTAAATTAAATATAGGTGCACCTACTATTTCCCATCATTTAAAGGAATTAAGCAATGCAAATTTAATCTTTACAGAGAAAAAGGGTAAATTTTTAGTTGCAAGGGCAAATGAAGAATTGTTAAATGAAATTTGTAGTATATTAACAATTAAAAGAGATGAAAAAAAATAA